One Solanum lycopersicum chromosome 2, SLM_r2.1 genomic region harbors:
- the LOC101252347 gene encoding uncharacterized protein encodes MPLYDCMLLLKPHVKKEALMDLVAKVGKHVYRKNGVLTGLKSFGTVQLGYGIKKLDGRYYQAQLMQMTVMTPPSFNNELHYLNKEDRLLRWLLVKHRDIKFGVDLWGEDDVKSDLSKFSSNIYEIEEEEDDDDDDDNDDDVDESEKNSA; translated from the exons ATGCCGCTTTATGATTGTATGCTTTTACTAAAACCGCATGTAAAGAAGGAGGCTCTGATGGACCTTGTTGCAAAGGTTGGGAAGCATGTTTATAGAAAAAATGGCGTGCTTACGGGTTTAAAGTCGTTTGGTACTGTTCAATTGGGTTATGGCATTAAGAAACTAGATGGAAGATATTATCAG GCGCAACTGATGCAAATGACAGTGATGACACCTCCCAGTTTTAACAATGAGCTGCATTACTTGAACAAAGAAGACCGCCTACTTCGATGGCTTTTGGTTAAGCATCGTGACATCAAATTTGGAGTTGACCTTTGGGGTGAAGATGATGTTAAGTCTGACCTGAGCAAGTTCAGTAGTAACATAtatgaaattgaagaagaagaagatgatgatgacgacgacgataatgatgatgatgtcgATGAATCGGAGAAGAACTCGGCCTAG
- the LOC101252039 gene encoding kinesin-like protein KIN-7C, with translation MGTMATVDEVVKDEERILVSVRLRPLNDKEILRNDASDWECINDTTIIYKNVNLSVSERSMYPSAYTFDRVFRTNCSTRQVYEEAAKDVALSVLNGFNSSVFAYGQTSSGKTYTMTGITEYAIADIYEYIQKHSERDFMLKFSAMEIYNESVRDLLSADSTLLRLLDDPERGTIVEKLTEETLRDWNHVIQLLSICEAQRQIGETALNETSSRSHQIIRLTIESSAREYLGRDNSSSLSATVNFVDLAGSERASQSLSAGTRLKEGCHINRSLLTLGTVIRKLSKGRNGHIPFRDSKLTRILQPSLGGNGRTAIICTMSPARSHVEQSRNTLLFASCAKEVTTTAQVNVVVSDKVLVKHLQRELTRLENELRSPRTSLFPSDYEALLREKNKQIEQMEKEIKDLTMQRDIAQTQVRDMRQLLGDDAGLLMQVGLGNYPNLRVRRSPDYQSPMQVSILSYTPSIDADIRTCSDGHSRSSSEEQIIRVPEFEENFLHNSSSPRLLAGRSSNYSESDSCEGWDDIEKQSNGTNSEDLYKEVHCIETKESSTKVKQESKFPSPEERNKFPAEMTAENEDKADIGTVSPPADDYGRLAPPLLKENGEVTLLPCKEDEDFVPFSSFKEEKEPSEEPLSLPSKDSQTLESPKFADSRESVTLPLKEEKELNCVHTFEPPSPANLSSTYELLDDSPGSSILKLSRSRSCKASLMDDLYPPCFKELNKNENTPLSQSERNVNATPDCLEIKISSPNFTSDVKDSQEKSSIIYGETDVNEVSKGEDTENESVNDVDDAKNARTDDTDELQYEKEVKECPEAELEHDRPSKCVKDVGLDPIEDDLKSIGSWPSEFKMLQKEIIELWNVCNISLVHRTYFFLLFQGDAKDAVYLEVEIRRLTFLNDTYSHGEKTEVNGRILSLAQSMKDLRQERRMLRKQMLRKLTEEERESLYLKWGIRINSKHRRFQLVQRLWNKTDDMNHIADSAYLIAKLTGLMKPGRAPKEMFGLDFSPRPSRTYSFTRSLISSIL, from the exons ATGGGTACAATGGCGACTGTTGATGAGGTGGTGAAGGATGAAGAAAGAATTTTGGTGTCGGTGCGTCTAAGGCCTTTGAATGATaaagaaattttaagaaatgatGCTTCAGATTGGGAGTGTATTAATGACACTacaattatttacaaaaatgtTAATCTTTCTGTATCTGAACGCTCTATGTATCCCTCTGCTTATACATTTG ACAGGGTATTTAGGACTAATTGCTCCACAAGACAGGTTTATGAAGAAGCTGCTAAAGATGTTGCTCTTTCTGTCCTCAATGGATTCAATT CAAGCGTATTCGCATATGGACAAACGAGCAGTGGAAAGACGTATACTATGACTGGTATAACTGAATATGCTATAGCTGATATATATGAGTACATTCAGAAG CACTCGGAGAGAGACTTTATGTTGAAGTTCTCTGCTATGGAGATTTACAATGAATCTGTAAGAGATCTCCTTAGTGCTGATAGCACTCTTCTTAGACTTCTAGATGATCCTGAG AGAGGGACAATTGTTGAGAAGCTCACAGAGGAAACATTGAGGGATTGGAACCATGTCATTCAGCTCCTTTCTATTTGTGAAG CTCAGAGACAGATAGGGGAGACCGCGCTAAATGAGACCAGCTCCAGATCTCACCAAATTATTAGACTG ACAATTGAAAGTTCTGCTCGGGAGTATTTAGGCAGGGACAATTCCAGTTCTCTTTCAGCTACTGTG AATTTTGTCGATTTAGCTGGAAGTGAGCGTGCATCTCAGTCATTGTCAGCTGGCACAAGGCTGAAAGAAGGCTGTCACATAAATCGCAGTTTGCTGACTTTGGGCACTGTTATACGCAAGCTAAG CAAGGGTAGAAACGGCCACATTCCTTTCCGAGATTCAAAGTTAACTAGGATACTACAACCTTCATTGGGTGGAAACGGTAGAACTGCCATCATCTGTACAATGAGCCCTGCACGAAGTCATGTTGAGCAATCAAGGAATACTCTTCTGTTTGCAAGTTGTGCCAAGGAAGTAACTACTACTGCCCAAGTGAATGTAGTTGTGTCAGATAAAGTGTTAGTGAAGCATTTGCAGAGGGAGTTGACGAGATTGGAGAACGAGTTAAGGAGTCCTAGAACTTCTTTGTTCCCTTCAGATTATGAAGCATTACTGCGAGAGAAGAACAAACAAATAGAACAG ATGGAGAAGGAGATAAAGGACTTGACTATGCAGCGTGACATTGCTCAGACTCAAGTTAGAGATATGCGACAGCTACTTGGAGACGATGCAGGTTTATTGATGCAG GTTGGTTTAGGAAACTACCCAAATCTGCGTGTGCGGAGATCACCAGATTATCAAAGCCCAATGCAAGTGTCCATTTTGTCATACACCCCATCTATAGATGCTGATATTAGAACTTGTTCAGATGGACATAGCAGGAGTAGTTCCGAGGAACAAATTATACGCGTGCCGGAGTTTGAAGAGAACTTTCTCCATAACAGTTCATCTCCAAGGTTGTTAGCTGGCCGCAGTTCAAACTATAGTGAAAGTGATTCATGTGAAGGATGGGATGATATTGAAAAACAAAGTAATGGAACTAATTCAGAAGACCTATACAAGGAAGTTCATTGCATTGAAACCAAGGAATCAAGTACGAAGGTAAAACAAGAATCCAAATTTCCATCTCCTGAAGAGAGAAATAAGTTTCCAGCTGAAATGACAGCAGAAAATGAAGACAAAGCAGATATTGGAACAGTGTCACCTCCAGCAGACGACTATGGACGATTAGCACCACCTTTACTCAAGGAAAATGGAGAAGTCACATTGTTGCCCTGTAAAGAAGACGAAGACTTTGTACCCTTCTCATCTTTTAAGGAAGAAAAGGAACCTAGTGAAGAACCATTGTCACTTCCCTCAAAGGATTCCCAAACCCTTGAATCACCAAAGTTTGCAGACAGTAGAGAGTCAGTAACATTGCCATTGAAGGAAGAGAAAGAGTTGAACTGTGTGCATACATTTGAGCCTCCTTCTCCAGCAAATTTATCCTCAACATATGAGCTCCTTGACGATTCACCAGGCTCAAGCATCTTGAAATTAAGTAGAAGCAGAAGCTGTAAAGCTAGCCTGATGGATGATCTATATCCTCCATGTTTTAAGGAActcaacaaaaatgaaaatactCCACTATCTCAGTCAGAAAGAAATGTCAACGCAACACCTGACTGTTTGGAAATCAAAATTTCTTCCCCAAACTTTACCTCCGATGTGAAGGACTCTCAAGAGAAAAGTTCCATCATTTATGGGGAGACTGATGTCAATGAAGTGTCAAAAGGGGAAGATACAGAAAATGAGAGTGTCAATGATGTAGATGATGCAAAGAATGCAAGGACGGACGATACAGATGAGCTTCAATATGAAAAGGAGGTCAAAGAGTGTCCT GAGGCTGAACTAGAGCATGATAGACCATCAAAGTGTGTCAAAGATGTCGGGTTGGACCCAATAGAAGATGATCTGAAAAGTATTGGCAGCTGGCCCTCGGAGTTCAAGATGCTTCAGAAAGAGATCATTGAACTTTGGAATGTTTGCAACATTTCCCTCGTACACAGAACATATTTCTTCCTCCTTTTCCAAGGTGATGCTAAGGATGCTGTATATCTGGAGGTAGAGATCAGAAGACTGACCTTCCTCAATGACACATATTCGCATGGAGAGAAAACAGAGGTCAATGGCAGGATTCTGTCCCTTGCACAAAG TATGAAAGACCTTCGTCAAGAGAGACGAATGCTGCGCAAGCAAATGTTGAGGAAGCTAACAGAAGAAGAACGAGAAAGCCTGTACCTTAAGTGGGGCATTCGGATTAACAGCAAACATAGGAGGTTCCAGTTGGTTCAGCGTTTGTGGAACAAGACAGATGATATGAACCACATTGCAGATAGTGCTTACCTGATAGCAAAATTAACCGGATTGATGAAGCCAGGACGAGCTCCTAAAGAGATGTTTGGTCTTGATTTTTCACCTAGACCATCTAGAACTTATAGCTTCACGCGTAGCTTGATATCTTCAATCTTGTAA